A single region of the Chroococcidiopsis thermalis PCC 7203 genome encodes:
- a CDS encoding GFA family protein — protein MSNSSVAKGSCLCGAVSLSTTSIDRHIAACHCSMCRKWGGGALLAVECGSDVSFQGEENIGIYQSSEWAERGFCKQCGSHLFYRLKQNQQYYIPAGIFDNDEGLVFEHQVFIDEKPAYYSFANETKNMTGAELFAQFAPPSSQS, from the coding sequence ATGTCTAATTCAAGTGTTGCAAAAGGTAGCTGTTTATGCGGAGCGGTAAGCCTTTCTACAACCAGCATCGATCGTCATATAGCAGCGTGTCATTGTAGTATGTGCCGTAAATGGGGTGGAGGAGCTTTGTTAGCAGTTGAGTGTGGCAGCGATGTCAGCTTTCAGGGTGAAGAAAATATTGGGATTTATCAATCTTCAGAATGGGCGGAACGTGGGTTTTGTAAACAGTGCGGTAGCCATTTATTTTACAGATTGAAACAAAATCAACAATACTATATACCAGCAGGGATTTTTGATAATGATGAAGGTCTTGTGTTCGAGCATCAGGTTTTTATCGACGAAAAACCAGCATATTACTCTTTTGCCAATGAAACTAAGAACATGACAGGGGCAGAGTTATTTGCCCAGTTTGCACCTCCATCGTCCCAGTCATAA
- a CDS encoding RecB family exonuclease — translation MAYQISATKLQTYHRCPQAYQFRYELGLKTNAFFGSAVLGTALHQTLAQAYRDWYYQEPLPKIDWLLDCWGQHSDSLSPAQAEDGKQILETYYQNFIASEVAIHKPLAVEGKIQASLQVANLEFAIAGRYDRLDYLDGGLELIDYKSTKEVKLPKEDEIDLQIGLYYLALEQRYRQSLRKLSLIYLRTGEKVSFDATPEHKQLVEIVVGNIARQLRTDCEWQPKPGEQCERCTYSRYCSAVQDCPDPLPDDVRSHQPQLQLVLAL, via the coding sequence ATGGCTTATCAAATCTCCGCCACCAAGCTACAAACCTACCATCGCTGTCCTCAAGCATATCAGTTTAGATACGAGTTGGGGTTGAAGACAAATGCGTTCTTTGGTTCGGCAGTACTGGGGACAGCACTACACCAAACCTTGGCTCAAGCCTACCGTGACTGGTACTACCAAGAACCATTACCTAAGATTGATTGGTTGTTAGATTGCTGGGGGCAGCACAGCGATAGCTTAAGTCCTGCCCAGGCTGAGGATGGCAAGCAGATTTTAGAAACCTATTACCAAAACTTCATCGCCTCTGAAGTTGCAATTCATAAACCCCTAGCGGTAGAGGGAAAAATTCAGGCAAGCTTACAAGTGGCGAATCTTGAGTTTGCGATCGCGGGACGTTACGATCGCCTCGATTACCTGGATGGCGGGTTGGAGTTAATTGATTACAAATCTACCAAAGAAGTCAAGCTACCAAAAGAAGACGAAATCGACTTACAGATCGGACTGTACTACCTCGCCCTTGAGCAGCGGTATCGTCAAAGCTTGCGGAAGTTGAGTTTGATTTACCTACGGACGGGAGAGAAGGTCAGTTTTGACGCTACTCCAGAACATAAGCAGTTGGTAGAGATTGTCGTTGGTAATATTGCTCGGCAATTGCGGACGGATTGTGAATGGCAACCGAAGCCAGGAGAGCAGTGCGAACGCTGCACCTATTCCCGCTATTGCTCCGCCGTGCAGGATTGTCCCGATCCACTGCCAGATGATGTTAGGAGTCATCAGCCTCAACTGCAACTAGTATTAGCTCTTTAG
- a CDS encoding LexA family protein has protein sequence MKRISNTTVVEQVRRFTASQIEAIYLPDYTTSYSLTLFLMPVSAGFPSPAEDFIEGKLDLNQHLIHHPAATFFVRVSGDSMIGAGIHCGDLLIVDRALEPVDGSVIIAVVDGELTVKRLHRTGDRLRLVAANDCYKPLEITEHMEFQIWGVVTNAIHSLR, from the coding sequence GTGAAACGAATCAGTAATACTACAGTAGTAGAGCAGGTACGGAGATTTACTGCATCACAGATTGAGGCGATTTATCTCCCCGACTACACTACGTCCTACTCCCTAACGTTATTTTTAATGCCTGTATCGGCTGGGTTTCCCTCTCCAGCCGAAGACTTTATCGAAGGAAAATTAGACTTAAACCAGCATCTAATTCACCATCCGGCTGCAACTTTCTTCGTGCGGGTTAGCGGTGATTCGATGATTGGGGCAGGGATTCACTGTGGTGACTTACTGATAGTAGACCGAGCCTTAGAACCAGTCGATGGTAGCGTCATCATCGCGGTAGTGGATGGGGAATTGACAGTAAAAAGACTGCATCGAACGGGCGATCGCCTACGGTTGGTTGCCGCCAACGACTGCTACAAACCCCTAGAAATTACCGAGCATATGGAGTTTCAGATCTGGGGCGTGGTGACTAACGCGATCCATTCGCTGCGATGA
- a CDS encoding VOC family protein: protein MLKRIDHIYLSVSDFSRSEAFYDSIMQELGQHKGDKFIAGEPHAHYFGPQFQLTIRPAKLAQKHDPYAPGLHHLCFQVETVTDVDLCFEKLRSIGIEVTQPQRYPEYHPQYYAIFFEDPDGIRLEIVAKTSARQALESQWDELREFLNPLQASIENERHNA from the coding sequence ATGCTAAAAAGAATCGACCACATTTACCTCTCGGTATCCGATTTTTCTCGCTCGGAGGCATTTTACGACTCGATTATGCAGGAACTTGGGCAACACAAGGGAGATAAATTCATTGCTGGAGAACCACATGCCCATTACTTCGGTCCACAATTTCAATTAACAATTCGACCAGCAAAGTTAGCCCAAAAACACGATCCCTATGCTCCTGGTTTGCATCATCTCTGCTTTCAGGTAGAAACAGTGACTGACGTAGACTTGTGCTTTGAGAAGCTGCGCTCGATCGGAATCGAGGTCACTCAACCCCAACGATATCCCGAATATCACCCCCAGTACTACGCCATATTCTTTGAAGACCCAGACGGAATTAGATTGGAAATCGTTGCTAAAACATCTGCCCGCCAAGCATTGGAGTCGCAATGGGATGAACTGAGGGAATTTCTGAATCCTCTGCAAGCATCGATCGAGAACGAGCGTCATAACGCTTAA
- a CDS encoding PIN domain-containing protein has product MRLVVDANILVAELIRKRGRELIVHPELELYMVQMAWEETCHELGKQVERMVQKGVFSQEVGQNLLTEAIAPS; this is encoded by the coding sequence ATGCGCTTAGTTGTTGATGCGAATATTCTGGTGGCTGAGCTAATCCGCAAGCGGGGACGCGAGTTAATCGTTCATCCAGAGCTAGAACTCTACATGGTACAGATGGCTTGGGAAGAAACTTGTCACGAGTTGGGTAAGCAGGTGGAGCGGATGGTACAAAAGGGAGTATTTTCCCAGGAAGTCGGGCAAAATCTCTTAACTGAGGCGATCGCGCCTAGCTGA
- a CDS encoding RNA polymerase sigma factor — protein MTPNAKSADVTQAIASVYRAEWGRIVATLIRLVGDFDIAEEAAQEAFTAAASQWHSSGIPALPRAWIIKTARYKAIDRLRRRTRLTEKLERYAASGLIPSSEELTYDTDEITDDRLRLIFTCCHPALAIEAQVALTLRMLGGLETDEIARAFLVPTATMAQRLVRAKRKIRDAGIPYKVPEIGDLSPRVDAVLTTIYLIFNEGYAATKGEAMVRADLCTEAIRLGQLVRTLMLPQPPSEVTALVALMLLHDSRREARLDEAGDLVLLEDQNRQRWNQPQIVQALPLVEEALRGGTGVFALQAAIAALHCQAARAEETDWAQIVQLYNLLERLQPSPIVSLNRAVAIAMVEGASAALELVDALATQLDDYHLFHATRADLLRRVGALESAALSYTRALTLVTNDSERRFLEYRLHEVQPS, from the coding sequence ATGACTCCAAACGCAAAATCAGCAGATGTCACCCAGGCGATCGCCTCTGTTTATCGGGCGGAATGGGGGCGGATCGTCGCCACGCTAATCCGACTGGTTGGTGATTTCGACATAGCCGAAGAAGCAGCGCAAGAGGCTTTTACGGCTGCCGCGAGTCAGTGGCACTCTAGCGGCATTCCCGCTCTCCCCCGTGCCTGGATAATCAAAACAGCTCGGTACAAAGCGATCGATCGCCTCCGCCGCCGGACGCGACTGACCGAGAAACTGGAACGGTACGCCGCCTCTGGGTTAATTCCAAGTAGTGAGGAGCTAACTTACGACACGGATGAAATTACAGACGATCGCTTACGTTTAATCTTCACCTGCTGCCATCCGGCATTGGCAATAGAAGCTCAAGTCGCTCTGACGCTGCGGATGTTGGGCGGACTGGAGACGGATGAAATTGCGCGGGCGTTTCTCGTCCCCACGGCGACGATGGCACAACGGCTAGTACGTGCCAAGCGCAAGATTCGGGATGCAGGAATTCCCTACAAAGTGCCAGAAATCGGCGATCTATCTCCACGGGTAGATGCGGTGCTGACGACGATTTATCTGATTTTTAACGAAGGTTATGCGGCGACCAAAGGCGAGGCAATGGTGAGGGCTGACCTCTGCACGGAAGCAATTCGGCTGGGGCAACTGGTGCGGACGTTGATGTTACCGCAACCGCCTTCAGAAGTTACGGCACTGGTGGCGCTGATGTTGCTGCACGACTCGCGGCGCGAGGCTCGGTTGGACGAAGCAGGCGATCTAGTGCTGCTGGAAGATCAGAATCGTCAACGCTGGAATCAGCCACAAATTGTCCAGGCGTTGCCACTGGTGGAAGAGGCATTGCGCGGTGGCACGGGTGTTTTTGCATTGCAAGCGGCGATCGCGGCACTCCACTGTCAAGCGGCGCGAGCCGAAGAAACAGACTGGGCGCAAATCGTGCAACTCTACAATCTGTTGGAACGCTTGCAGCCTTCACCGATCGTGTCGCTGAATCGAGCGGTGGCGATCGCTATGGTAGAAGGAGCTTCAGCGGCGCTCGAACTGGTCGATGCGCTTGCTACCCAACTCGACGACTATCACCTGTTCCACGCTACCCGTGCCGATCTGCTGCGACGTGTCGGAGCCTTAGAGTCAGCTGCTTTGAGCTACACGCGGGCACTAACACTGGTCACTAATGACAGCGAACGCCGATTTTTAGAGTATCGGCTGCACGAAGTTCAGCCCTCATAG
- a CDS encoding YciI family protein: MKYLLLIYMEEDALSETEREHCYVESAQLAQQLNSRGQYLATAPLHPVATATSVRVRDGKSLVTDGPFAETREQLGGFFLIDAQDLDEAIAIATQIPGARVGTVEIRPVVEVASLPQS; the protein is encoded by the coding sequence ATGAAATACCTGCTGCTGATTTACATGGAAGAAGATGCCCTCAGTGAAACCGAGCGGGAGCATTGTTATGTAGAATCGGCGCAGCTGGCGCAGCAGCTCAACTCACGCGGACAGTATCTCGCAACTGCCCCACTCCACCCTGTCGCAACCGCTACCAGCGTCCGAGTGCGCGACGGCAAGTCGCTGGTAACCGATGGACCCTTTGCCGAAACCCGCGAACAATTGGGAGGGTTTTTCCTGATTGATGCCCAAGATCTCGACGAAGCGATCGCGATCGCCACCCAAATCCCAGGTGCGCGAGTCGGCACTGTCGAAATTCGACCCGTAGTTGAAGTTGCGAGTTTACCACAGAGTTAG
- a CDS encoding alpha-amylase family glycosyl hydrolase, with translation MRCQKFAFVLAISLVIAFNFPGLAQVAEQPVAIFHAFNQNYNDVKKFVCELADQGYSHIQIAPTQKSNSSQKWWARYQPIDYGVIEGKGSQEDLRQLIAQAHECQIKVIADVVFNHMANLGGGDDFEDLSKFPGLSKDDFYSAPGNPGKKPCDINYNDGNRNSELNCWLGRLPDLKYTANVKKIQKAHLKKLLDLEIDGFRFDAAKHMPADVVKEYVDYINRESKGSTWNYLEVITDSDTRAGDYKWIAAVTDFILYNSMKAAFTFGGDLRSLRIPIAVDDSRSVTFGRNHDTIREINSSAINPYDDPSDSYLATAYVLARESGTPLILNWDHADAPYIKTGVKFRQIMYQRSKAGGNVKENVLATVDSSTVLLIERGNEGVFVVNKAAGKFDIPILDLTLTNIEGCYRELRNNFTVAVQHRQNGKKFVTRWGTQNRGGMEVQGRDALYFIREPWQQCQIDS, from the coding sequence ATGCGTTGCCAGAAGTTTGCCTTTGTCTTGGCGATTTCTCTGGTCATAGCTTTTAATTTTCCTGGTTTAGCGCAAGTAGCAGAACAACCAGTTGCGATTTTTCATGCCTTTAACCAGAACTACAATGATGTAAAAAAATTCGTCTGCGAACTCGCTGACCAAGGATACTCTCACATCCAAATTGCTCCAACACAAAAATCTAATTCTAGTCAAAAGTGGTGGGCGCGATATCAACCGATAGATTACGGTGTTATTGAAGGCAAAGGTTCCCAAGAAGATTTACGACAGCTAATCGCTCAAGCTCATGAATGTCAAATTAAAGTCATTGCTGATGTTGTGTTCAACCACATGGCTAACTTAGGTGGTGGCGATGATTTTGAAGACTTGTCTAAATTTCCAGGTTTGAGTAAAGATGACTTTTATTCTGCTCCAGGCAATCCTGGCAAGAAACCCTGTGATATTAACTATAACGATGGCAACAGAAATTCAGAACTAAATTGTTGGCTGGGGAGACTTCCAGATCTAAAATACACCGCCAACGTGAAAAAAATTCAAAAAGCGCATTTAAAGAAACTGCTCGATTTGGAAATTGATGGATTTCGATTTGACGCTGCCAAGCATATGCCAGCAGATGTTGTCAAAGAGTATGTCGATTATATTAATCGCGAAAGTAAAGGCTCAACTTGGAATTACCTTGAGGTGATTACAGATAGCGATACCCGTGCAGGCGATTACAAGTGGATTGCTGCTGTAACAGACTTTATCCTTTACAACTCCATGAAAGCAGCATTTACCTTTGGTGGAGATTTGCGATCGCTACGAATTCCTATCGCCGTAGATGATTCGCGTAGCGTCACTTTTGGCAGAAACCACGATACGATTCGAGAGATTAATTCTAGTGCGATTAATCCCTACGACGATCCTTCTGACTCCTACCTGGCAACAGCTTACGTACTAGCTAGAGAAAGTGGAACTCCCTTAATACTCAACTGGGATCATGCTGATGCGCCATACATCAAAACTGGCGTGAAGTTTCGTCAAATTATGTACCAACGGAGTAAAGCAGGTGGCAACGTCAAAGAAAATGTTTTGGCTACCGTTGACAGCTCAACTGTCTTGTTGATAGAACGAGGCAATGAAGGAGTTTTTGTGGTGAATAAAGCAGCAGGTAAATTCGATATTCCGATACTGGATTTAACCCTGACGAATATAGAAGGATGTTATCGAGAATTACGAAATAACTTTACTGTTGCCGTTCAACATCGTCAAAATGGCAAGAAATTTGTTACTCGCTGGGGAACGCAGAATCGAGGTGGTATGGAAGTCCAAGGACGCGATGCCCTTTACTTCATCCGCGAGCCTTGGCAGCAGTGTCAGATAGACAGTTAG
- a CDS encoding IS630 family transposase translates to MSKSEAARVFKVSRTAVHHWTKAAANNGISSLKARKRGPRSSSRLLPHEAATAVRLMEQKSPDRLGLPFYLWTREAVQQFLAQRFELSVSVWTIGRYLKKWGFTPQKPLRRAYEQERKAVQYWLETEYPQICRQAHQEKAQIHWEDEMGVRSDYQAGRSYGRTGQTPVVLGTGQRFSCNMISTITNRGKLYFKLFTQRFDATVMLDFLRRLIRQCDQKMFLIVDGHPVHRSRAVKSWVERHANRIRLFFLPSYSPELNPNELLNHDVKANAVGRQRAKNKTEMIENLRSYLRSTQRQPYVVQNFFREKHVAYASA, encoded by the coding sequence ATGAGTAAGTCAGAGGCGGCGCGTGTGTTTAAAGTCTCGCGAACGGCAGTGCATCATTGGACAAAAGCAGCAGCAAACAATGGGATATCGTCATTGAAAGCTAGAAAGCGGGGACCTCGCTCTAGCTCACGGCTACTGCCACACGAAGCGGCAACGGCAGTACGGTTGATGGAGCAAAAGTCTCCAGATCGGCTAGGCTTACCTTTCTACTTGTGGACACGTGAAGCAGTGCAACAGTTTTTGGCTCAACGGTTTGAGCTTTCGGTTTCAGTGTGGACAATCGGGCGATATCTCAAGAAATGGGGTTTTACACCACAAAAACCACTGCGTCGGGCATATGAACAGGAGCGCAAGGCAGTGCAGTACTGGTTAGAAACCGAGTATCCCCAGATTTGTCGTCAAGCTCATCAAGAAAAAGCACAAATTCACTGGGAAGACGAAATGGGAGTCCGTTCGGATTATCAAGCAGGACGTTCCTACGGACGAACTGGACAAACACCAGTTGTATTAGGGACAGGTCAGCGCTTTAGCTGCAATATGATTTCAACAATTACCAATCGTGGCAAGTTGTACTTCAAGCTATTCACACAACGTTTTGATGCTACAGTTATGCTTGACTTCCTGCGGCGTTTGATTCGTCAATGCGACCAAAAGATGTTTCTGATTGTAGATGGTCATCCCGTGCATCGCTCTCGCGCAGTCAAAAGCTGGGTTGAGCGTCATGCCAACCGTATCCGCCTGTTTTTCCTGCCCTCCTATAGCCCCGAACTCAACCCCAACGAGTTACTCAACCACGATGTGAAAGCCAATGCTGTAGGGCGGCAACGCGCCAAAAACAAAACCGAGATGATTGAAAATCTCCGCAGCTATTTACGAAGCACGCAGCGTCAACCTTATGTTGTGCAAAACTTCTTTCGCGAGAAACACGTCGCTTATGCATCTGCCTAA
- a CDS encoding putative toxin-antitoxin system toxin component, PIN family yields MTVKIVVDTSVFISALISSNGASRELLRQCLLGWYQPLMGNALFCEYEQVINREEILHSCPLSAEEIQVLTSAFMSVCEWTRIYYLWRPNLRDEADNHLIELAIAGNARIIATHNVKDLRQTELIFPEVLIKKPGEIINL; encoded by the coding sequence ATGACAGTCAAAATTGTAGTTGACACGAGTGTATTTATTAGTGCGCTGATTAGCTCGAATGGGGCAAGCAGAGAACTACTCAGACAATGTTTACTTGGCTGGTATCAGCCATTAATGGGCAATGCTTTGTTCTGCGAGTACGAACAAGTCATTAATAGAGAGGAAATCTTGCATTCATGTCCTTTATCAGCAGAAGAAATACAAGTCCTTACATCTGCATTTATGAGTGTTTGCGAGTGGACGCGCATTTATTATTTATGGCGACCTAATTTAAGAGATGAAGCGGATAATCATTTAATTGAGTTAGCCATTGCTGGAAATGCTCGGATTATTGCTACGCATAATGTTAAAGACTTGAGGCAAACAGAACTTATTTTTCCAGAAGTCTTAATTAAAAAGCCAGGGGAAATTATTAATCTTTAA
- a CDS encoding Y-family DNA polymerase: MKIYALVDCNNFYASCERVFNPKLEGKPIVVLSNNDGCAIARSQEAKALGIEMGAPLFQIQSIVQCHQVRVLSSNFALYGDLSARVMATLAQFTPEIEIYSIYSIDEAFLDLSGLTQLVDYARQIRTTVKQWTGIPVSIGIAPTKTLAKVANRIAKRRVDANGVFDLTDKTLQEEVLAQTAVEDIWGIGRKSGRRLRTHCISNALQLRHANEQWIQTQLGVMGLRTVLELRGISCLSLQSCPAAKHARTVSRSFSRPVESLAELKAAVATYTSRAAEKLRCDRLSAKALTVFLMTDRFHQDEPQHFDSTYVELPVATSDTAELIGYTSQAIAAIYREGYRYKKTGVTLTHLVAANLFQACLFETTDRERSRKLMQVIDRINQQLGAGTIAFAATGLRQSWGRKEMRSPRYTTCWQELPVVKA; the protein is encoded by the coding sequence ATGAAGATATATGCTTTAGTGGACTGCAACAACTTCTATGCCTCCTGCGAACGGGTGTTTAATCCGAAGTTAGAAGGTAAGCCAATCGTCGTCCTCTCCAACAACGATGGTTGCGCGATCGCCCGTTCCCAAGAAGCAAAGGCACTGGGAATAGAAATGGGTGCGCCCTTGTTTCAAATCCAGTCAATCGTCCAGTGTCACCAGGTGCGGGTCTTATCTTCTAACTTTGCCCTCTACGGCGACCTATCGGCGAGAGTGATGGCAACGCTAGCCCAGTTTACGCCAGAAATTGAAATTTACTCGATTTACTCGATTGACGAAGCCTTTCTCGATTTGTCAGGGTTGACTCAGCTTGTCGATTATGCCAGACAGATTCGCACTACCGTAAAACAGTGGACGGGTATCCCCGTCTCAATTGGTATTGCTCCTACCAAGACTCTAGCTAAAGTTGCCAACCGGATTGCCAAAAGACGTGTAGATGCAAACGGAGTCTTCGACCTCACAGACAAAACTCTACAGGAAGAAGTGTTGGCCCAGACGGCTGTAGAAGATATTTGGGGAATTGGACGCAAGAGCGGGCGACGGCTGAGAACTCATTGCATCAGTAATGCCCTACAACTGCGTCATGCTAACGAGCAATGGATTCAAACACAACTGGGAGTGATGGGCTTGAGAACCGTGTTGGAGTTGCGCGGAATTTCCTGTTTGTCCCTCCAGTCATGCCCCGCTGCCAAACACGCTCGAACCGTCTCCCGTTCTTTCAGTCGTCCAGTCGAGTCGCTAGCCGAACTGAAAGCGGCAGTTGCTACATACACTTCCAGAGCCGCAGAGAAACTAAGATGCGATCGACTCTCAGCTAAAGCATTAACTGTATTTTTGATGACCGATCGATTTCACCAGGATGAACCGCAACACTTCGATTCCACATACGTAGAGCTGCCTGTTGCGACCAGCGATACAGCAGAATTAATCGGTTATACCAGTCAAGCGATCGCGGCTATATACAGAGAAGGATATCGTTACAAAAAGACTGGGGTGACCCTGACCCACTTAGTTGCAGCCAACCTATTCCAGGCTTGTTTGTTCGAGACAACAGACCGAGAGCGATCGCGCAAGTTAATGCAAGTCATCGATCGAATCAACCAACAACTGGGTGCGGGTACGATTGCCTTTGCCGCTACTGGTCTGCGCCAGAGTTGGGGCAGAAAGGAAATGCGATCGCCCCGTTACACGACTTGTTGGCAGGAACTTCCTGTTGTTAAAGCTTGA
- a CDS encoding YciI family protein, translating to MRFMLLMIPKGYESAAPGAMPDAKAVEAMMKYNESLQQAGVLIALDGLHPPSMGARITFNGGKPKVTQGVFPGVKEVLGGYWMIRANSKEEAIEWASRCPASDNETLEIRQVQEFDDFPADIQQVVDQFPEIPDSHPTTAENIQTTNKAQIRQLIAEQQRAICAKDVDRIMSRYATDVILFDVKPPFQTKGKDAVRQLWSDCLPYFPDVFEMETLDLTIAVNNDLGVAHWLFRFTGEQDHPAMQTWMRATAVCQKERGNWQILHEHISVPFHPETSQAVFTLNP from the coding sequence ATGCGATTTATGTTGCTCATGATTCCCAAAGGCTACGAGAGTGCGGCTCCAGGAGCTATGCCCGACGCCAAAGCGGTTGAAGCCATGATGAAGTACAACGAATCACTGCAACAAGCTGGCGTATTGATTGCACTTGATGGACTTCACCCACCCTCAATGGGTGCGCGAATTACATTCAATGGGGGAAAGCCAAAAGTGACCCAAGGGGTTTTCCCAGGTGTGAAAGAGGTACTTGGTGGCTACTGGATGATTCGAGCCAACTCGAAAGAGGAAGCGATTGAATGGGCTTCTCGCTGTCCCGCCTCAGACAACGAGACGCTCGAAATCCGTCAAGTGCAGGAATTTGATGATTTCCCTGCGGATATTCAGCAAGTCGTAGACCAGTTTCCAGAAATACCAGATTCTCATCCCACAACAGCAGAAAACATCCAGACAACCAATAAAGCTCAAATTCGCCAACTAATCGCCGAGCAACAGCGTGCCATTTGCGCTAAAGACGTGGATCGGATTATGTCTCGCTATGCCACAGATGTCATTCTCTTTGATGTCAAACCGCCATTCCAAACCAAAGGCAAAGACGCGGTGCGTCAATTGTGGTCAGACTGTTTGCCCTACTTTCCAGACGTTTTCGAGATGGAAACGCTAGATCTCACCATTGCTGTCAACAACGATCTGGGGGTTGCCCACTGGCTATTTCGCTTTACAGGAGAACAAGACCATCCCGCCATGCAAACGTGGATGCGTGCCACCGCTGTTTGCCAGAAAGAGCGGGGCAACTGGCAGATTTTACACGAACACATCTCAGTGCCATTTCATCCAGAGACTTCTCAAGCAGTCTTCACCCTCAACCCATAG
- a CDS encoding ribbon-helix-helix protein, CopG family has translation MATLTIRLPDDKHERLKELARRRNISVNKLMEELSTIALAEFDAETRFRAMAAKGNVEAGLVLLDRLDSELAE, from the coding sequence ATGGCTACTTTAACAATTCGCTTACCTGATGATAAGCATGAAAGATTAAAAGAATTGGCAAGAAGAAGAAATATCAGCGTTAACAAGCTAATGGAGGAGCTATCAACTATTGCTTTGGCTGAATTTGATGCTGAAACTCGATTTCGCGCTATGGCAGCTAAAGGGAATGTAGAGGCTGGTCTTGTTTTGCTCGACCGACTCGATTCTGAGTTAGCAGAGTAA